The DNA window TTGGTGATCCTCCATGATCTGCCCTGACGTGCTCGATCTAGGGAACCCATCTCGTGCCTGCGGGACCTAAGTTAAGCGACAGGGATGTCACTCTCTATCCCGACCAATGAAGCATCATTCGCATTGCACGGCTTTTTAGATTCTTTCGCCGCACCTCAACAGCTGTGCTATACAGAATTCAGTATCTCTGTGGCACAGATATCCGCCGTACACTTCGGTTTAAAGCTCTGCAAaaactcaacaacaactgcAGGTCGCTGTTGAGCCGGGGTTCCCTGAAACTGATACAACGGCGTTGTTTGCTTATTATGTAGTAGTTTGCAGTATGCATGCTGCCAAGTCACCAGGTCGAGCGTTGGTTCATGATCACCGTCTACACTAATCTCTTTCTTGCTCAATTTCAGCTGATGCTTTGGAATGTCGGATTCGACTTCAAGGGTGTTCTTTTATGCCCTTGCAGGTCTAGATAGCAGAGAGAAACATCGTCCACTTCTTCCCTTGACAAAACTAGAGAAAATCCTACCCTCTGAAAGGAAAACAGACTAGCACAAACAGCCAGTCCCCCACGGTTCGGCAGTCCCACAATGAATGAGTGACCTGAAACAACCCAGGATATGATAGCTGGCATTGCAACTGCGCTGTTTTCTTCCTCGAGTAACCGTTGCTCTGGCAAGTCTCTTAACTACTTTTGTGAATAAATCTGCATGTACGGAAAGCTTACAAGTGTTGACCTGACCAAAAGCGGACGGGTGTTTTTTCAGCTCTGAATTTGAAAGATCCAACTCTTGGGAAAGAGGCTAAGTAGTTAGGCGACGTTTCAGGAGAAGCTGAGGTCACCCATTCCCGCTTTCCCTCCGCACATCGCCAAGTAGTCCGCTCGACTCGGAGCGACATCAATCCACAGTCGATCTGTCGGCCGAGATATTCGAGACAACGTCATGACATGGCCTTACGTATTTTAGTGTTGCCAACATGTGCCATCCCAAGCTGAGGTGGAGTTATCTCACGCTCAAGATGTACCTAGTCGTGCATCAAGTTTGAAGCATCTGGGTATCGCAAGTCGGCGTTATCTTCGAGATATTGCATCCatttcttcaagaagctgcTTCCTCTGTGAAACCAGGGCGCGTTAGTGATGCTTCGTCTCGTGTGTATCTCTGGAACAATTTGCGCAGCACTTGTCAAACCACCGGCTGCAGCTTCGAGGCCTAGTGTCACCGCGCTGTGAATGTCACTTACTTCTGAACGGTTTCCGAGTCTCCGATAACTGTCAAAGATCGCTTAGGGCGTGTCATCGCAACTGAATGCACCTGCATTAGCTAAAACGTCGTCTTATGTTCGTCTGCCCGATCCAGAACGGGAAGCCTCGGGATGTCACCTTACCGTTGAGACGACGTCTCTCGCCAAGAAAGCCGACTTCGCCTTCAGAATTACTTCTAACCAGGCTCACAATCACTGCCTCTTTTTCGCGGCCCTGAAAGCCGTCAACGCTGCCGAGCTCGATGCCAGGGAACTTGTCTTTGAGTGGAGCCAAGACGGCAAGCTGAGTATTGTTCAATCATCAGTATGTGTCTCACGCTTGCGCCGCGCTGGCATATTGGACGTACCTGAGCATTGTAGGGCGTTACAACAGCTATGTCTTCCGGACGAACCCCAGCACCCACGAGTTGTTTTACGTGCTGTTGCACAAGAGCTGCCTCCATTTCATTGCTCTTGCTGTCGCCGTGCAAACTTGCTTTGCCCTTTTTGGGAGTGTCCttgtcgtcttcttcgttCTTTTCTGGGAAGTCTCCACCCTGTGtatcgatgaagatgacagGCTCATTAGTATCCTCATTGTCCTCGACTTCATAGTCCAGGTCCTTGAGGAGACGATGTTTCACCGCATCGGCAGCAATGAGCTTGGAATCGTAGAGTTCGTCAGAAGGAAAGCGCATAATACTCTCGTGCATCCGATACTGTGTTGTCAGCATTCGTTTGATTGAAGGTCCATGTAACGCCAGCAGTCTGTCAAACAGAGTAACTTCAAGCGTGGCACCCTTTGTGATTTCGACATCGTCTTTAATTGGTGCTTTGACCTTGGTATTGGCTGACTTAATAGTTGGAGGGAGCTGCAGATGGTCACCAGCACAGACAACCTTTTTAGCAGATACGAGAGGAACCCAACACTGAGCCTCGAGAGCCTGGCTGGCCTCATCGATGATAACGACATCAAACTCCTCGTTCCGCAACTGGTAGCCTCCTGCTCCATGCAGTGTCGCAAGTACAACCTTGCTGCCGCCAATGAGGGTACTAACACACCGACGTTCTCGTTCGCGGAATTCCTTTCGTAGTTCTTTAAGATCGGTGTAGATGGCCTTGCGTTCCTTGCCGCTCTTTGTTTTCTTGATTGAGGCCTGCTTTGTGTCCATCTCGGACCGTATATCTTTCACAATCGCGCCAGCTTCTGATGTCTGGGTGAGTACGTCGAGTGAGTGGTCTACAACTGAAGGCAGTAAACGAGCCGGGTGTCCCAGACGAAGGATCGGGACCTTGTGAGGTGCCAGTCTCTCGACAACGTTGTCAACTGAAATATTAGAGGGGCCACAGACGAGAATTCTCTGGTCTAGTTTGATCATCTGAAGAATCAGTTCGATGAGAGTGTGGGTTTTGCCAGTCTAAGTAGGAGTCAGTAAGGATGTGCTTTCTATGTGAGTCGGTTGACTTACTCCTGGAGGCCCATGGATCAAAGCTACCTCCCGGGAGGCTAGAGCGAACCTGATAGCATCCTTTTGTGAGTCGTTGAGTGTAGGATCAAACCAGCCAATGTTCCCCACGTTTTCATCTTTTGTCAAGTCTGCAGCGACTGGTGATGGACTTGACAAGCCGAAGAGCACTCTGGTTAAGCTGGAGTATTCCGACTCATTCATCTTGTTAAGCTTCTCCATTGTCCAATTCATCCTGGCACAGTTCCTGTCAGCTTGACACACTCTCGGTCATTGAATAGAAGATGAGTTGAGGTACCTTTTATAAGTCACCTCGTCGGCCAACTTGACTGCCCAGACCCTTCCTGTAAAGGCAACTTCCTCCTTTCCCTCGTCGATTGCAACAGAAACCCATTCTCTTCTCACCTTCGTCACCACGCCTCTGGCGCCCTTCTTTTCCAAATCCTTCACCTCGCGCTTCTTCGCGCTCCCGGCAGGCTGCTCAGCGACAAGAACAATGTCTCCCGTGCGCAGGCCATGCTCAGGCAGTTCATCGGCTGAACCCGTAGCAGCATCAGGGGAGAGCTCTAGAACAGTCCGGCCACCGAGACCAGTACGTTGGCCCGAGACGACGAGGTTTGTCAGAGCAAGACCAGCGCGCTGTAAGGCTGTGGGACTGTGGTTGGAAATGAGTGTGCTGGTTTCTTTGATCTCAGTCTGAAGCTCTTGGTCCAGAAGTGCAAGCTGAGTGGTGGCAAAGGTTGGAATATCCACAGGCTTTAGCTGGGAAGCCATGGTTGATTTCTGTACAATTATGCGAATATTCTCAGAAGGAGCTGGAGCGTTTACAAGTCTCGACAAGTTGTCAGTGTAGGAGTTTAAAGGTGGGATGGTGGTTGTTTGGTGGGGAGCTCTAGGAATGGACCCCGCCATAACCCGCTGTGACGTCTGACGACTCATGAAAATATAATGGGTAGTCATGATGCCTATCATCATGAGAGCTTGCAAAAGTACATTCCAACAATGGAATTGGTATTTGACGCCGTATTCTAATCAACGGTACGTATAATGAGACCAAACCTCTACCAAAAGTGTCGTACTATATGCAAATACTCCTGGTATCATCAAGTCATGATACGAATCCCATACAGTTGCGCCATGTGCCAATCAACCCACC is part of the Fusarium poae strain DAOMC 252244 chromosome 4, whole genome shotgun sequence genome and encodes:
- a CDS encoding hypothetical protein (BUSCO:11454at5125); its protein translation is MASQLKPVDIPTFATTQLALLDQELQTEIKETSTLISNHSPTALQRAGLALTNLVVSGQRTGLGGRTVLELSPDAATGSADELPEHGLRTGDIVLVAEQPAGSAKKREVKDLEKKGARGVVTKVRREWVSVAIDEGKEEVAFTGRVWAVKLADEVTYKRMNWTMEKLNKMNESEYSSLTRVLFGLSSPSPVAADLTKDENVGNIGWFDPTLNDSQKDAIRFALASREVALIHGPPGTGKTHTLIELILQMIKLDQRILVCGPSNISVDNVVERLAPHKVPILRLGHPARLLPSVVDHSLDVLTQTSEAGAIVKDIRSEMDTKQASIKKTKSGKERKAIYTDLKELRKEFRERERRCVSTLIGGSKVVLATLHGAGGYQLRNEEFDVVIIDEASQALEAQCWVPLVSAKKVVCAGDHLQLPPTIKSANTKVKAPIKDDVEITKGATLEVTLFDRLLALHGPSIKRMLTTQYRMHESIMRFPSDELYDSKLIAADAVKHRLLKDLDYEVEDNEDTNEPVIFIDTQGGDFPEKNEEDDKDTPKKGKASLHGDSKSNEMEAALVQQHVKQLVGAGVRPEDIAVVTPYNAQLAVLAPLKDKFPGIELGSVDGFQGREKEAVIVSLVRSNSEGEVGFLGERRRLNVAMTRPKRSLTVIGDSETVQKGSSFLKKWMQYLEDNADLRYPDASNLMHD